In Acaryochloris marina S15, a single genomic region encodes these proteins:
- a CDS encoding EAL domain-containing protein → MVVEINQKKQARHLLLFEDKEGLRLVPLEASSHSLGRDPTNSIVLHSKAVSRQHALLLRVTSSDPNNYGFLLIDGDLQGQRSTNGIKINGVKCRSRRLQDQDLLTFGNHIKARYIAVVPQSDAEFEEYCRTADHEALFTPPASQSTVVPEQPSALEEEGLDEAPLIRLASFPEISPSPMLEINLDGELTYLNPAAVSAFPELPLLGMQHPALNGLLNFIHTSDTNILVREITVADKMYEQSIHFISESDLIRCCVFDITERKLAEAELRKRDRLLQSVAQATTHLLENVGYDAIDTALAILGEAAGVDRICICKNHTLPDTGESGTSMRFEWIRSSIESVRHRPHRQEQSYHSPHLRRWYHALTDEVTIRSLVQDLPEIEQQVLAQDSILSILVVPIIVNHRFWGFIELHNCTREYHWSLQEESILFAMSASISAALQRQDKEEIIRHQAFHDALTDLPNRVLFNDRLNIALAAAQRNNGSVAVMFMDLDRFKLINDTLGHSIGDELLQEVALRLQDCLRDGDTVARWGGDEFTVLLPKIESVNDAINTAYRILDALKAAFVIRRHELFVTTSIGIAIYPEDGQEAEILLQNADVALYRSKEQGRGTCQLYNPTMNAKEQFILENSLRHALDRDEFILHYQPKVNICTGEIVGLEALVRWEHPEMGLVSPATFIPIAEETGLIVELGEWVLRTACQQAVLWHQMGLAPLSVAINLSARQFYQPNLVEIVAQVLESTGLDPQQLELEITETIAVKNMDFAKSILCNLQALGVYIAMDDFGTGYSSLNYLKQLPFNTLKIDQSFIQDLKPASKDIEIINAVIALGKGLDLKVVAEGVDNEEQLELLRSLNCEIVQGYLFSRPLSVDSTTDILQANWLQRNQPQSMLRTLVSGPELSQSTSMQT, encoded by the coding sequence TTGGTTGTGGAAATCAATCAGAAAAAACAGGCCCGACATTTGCTCCTTTTTGAGGACAAAGAAGGGCTAAGGTTGGTGCCTCTCGAGGCATCTTCACATTCTTTGGGGCGTGATCCAACCAATTCCATCGTGCTGCACTCAAAAGCAGTCTCCCGTCAGCATGCTTTATTACTGCGGGTGACCAGCTCTGATCCGAATAACTATGGCTTCTTGCTTATTGATGGAGACTTACAAGGCCAACGCAGTACCAATGGCATTAAAATCAATGGGGTTAAATGTCGTTCACGCCGCCTCCAAGATCAAGATCTACTCACCTTTGGCAACCACATTAAAGCCCGATACATTGCCGTAGTTCCTCAATCCGACGCAGAATTTGAGGAATATTGTCGTACCGCTGATCACGAAGCCCTCTTCACCCCTCCCGCCTCTCAATCTACCGTCGTCCCAGAACAACCTTCAGCCCTAGAAGAAGAAGGCCTGGATGAAGCTCCCCTGATCCGACTGGCCTCCTTCCCCGAAATTTCTCCCAGCCCCATGCTAGAGATTAATCTCGATGGGGAACTCACCTATCTCAATCCAGCCGCCGTCAGCGCCTTTCCAGAACTCCCTCTCCTGGGGATGCAACATCCAGCCTTAAACGGCCTGCTCAATTTCATTCACACCTCTGATACCAACATCCTGGTCCGGGAAATTACCGTTGCCGACAAGATGTATGAGCAATCCATTCACTTTATTTCCGAAAGTGATCTGATTCGCTGCTGCGTCTTTGATATTACGGAGCGCAAGCTGGCCGAAGCTGAACTTCGTAAACGCGATCGCTTGCTACAGAGTGTGGCTCAAGCCACCACCCATCTCCTTGAAAATGTCGGATACGACGCCATCGATACTGCTTTGGCGATTTTAGGAGAAGCCGCTGGTGTCGATCGCATTTGTATTTGCAAAAACCACACGCTACCAGACACTGGTGAAAGCGGTACCAGTATGCGATTTGAGTGGATTCGTTCATCCATAGAGTCCGTACGCCACCGTCCCCATAGACAGGAGCAAAGCTATCACTCGCCCCATCTCAGACGTTGGTATCACGCCTTAACGGATGAGGTCACTATTCGCAGCCTGGTCCAAGACCTGCCAGAAATCGAACAACAGGTCTTAGCTCAAGACAGTATTTTGTCGATTTTAGTGGTTCCAATTATTGTCAATCACCGATTTTGGGGATTTATTGAACTGCATAATTGCACCCGCGAATATCACTGGTCTCTGCAAGAAGAGTCCATTCTATTTGCCATGTCAGCCAGTATTAGCGCAGCCTTACAACGACAGGACAAAGAAGAAATTATCCGCCATCAGGCCTTTCATGATGCCCTCACTGATCTGCCCAACCGTGTCCTCTTCAACGACCGCCTGAATATCGCCTTAGCAGCTGCCCAACGGAACAATGGCAGTGTTGCGGTCATGTTTATGGACTTAGACCGCTTCAAGTTAATCAACGACACGTTAGGGCACTCCATCGGTGATGAGCTTCTCCAAGAAGTGGCACTCCGCCTCCAAGATTGTTTGCGAGATGGAGACACGGTCGCGCGGTGGGGTGGGGATGAATTTACCGTTCTCTTACCTAAAATTGAGTCCGTTAACGACGCCATTAACACGGCCTATCGGATTTTGGATGCCCTAAAAGCTGCATTTGTCATCCGCAGACATGAATTGTTTGTCACCACCAGCATTGGCATTGCCATCTATCCCGAAGATGGCCAAGAAGCAGAAATTTTGCTGCAAAATGCGGACGTTGCCTTATATCGCAGTAAAGAGCAGGGCCGGGGCACTTGCCAGCTGTATAACCCAACGATGAATGCCAAAGAGCAATTCATTCTAGAAAACAGTTTGCGTCACGCCTTAGATCGGGATGAATTTATTCTTCACTACCAGCCCAAGGTCAATATCTGTACCGGTGAGATTGTCGGCCTAGAAGCCCTTGTGCGCTGGGAACATCCAGAAATGGGCTTAGTCTCACCCGCCACTTTTATTCCAATTGCGGAAGAAACCGGCTTAATTGTGGAGTTGGGAGAATGGGTATTAAGAACAGCCTGTCAACAAGCCGTGCTCTGGCACCAAATGGGATTAGCGCCTTTATCCGTTGCCATCAACCTATCCGCTCGCCAGTTTTATCAACCGAATTTAGTTGAAATTGTGGCTCAGGTCCTAGAAAGTACTGGCTTAGATCCACAACAACTCGAACTGGAAATTACAGAAACCATTGCGGTTAAAAATATGGACTTTGCAAAGTCCATTCTCTGTAATTTGCAAGCGCTGGGTGTCTACATCGCCATGGATGATTTTGGCACCGGCTACTCTTCCCTCAATTATCTCAAGCAACTCCCCTTCAATACCTTGAAGATTGATCAGTCCTTTATTCAAGATTTAAAGCCTGCGTCTAAGGATATAGAAATTATCAATGCAGTCATTGCCTTAGGCAAAGGCCTCGATCTGAAAGTGGTTGCCGAGGGTGTCGATAATGAAGAACAGCTAGAACTGCTCAGGTCCCTAAATTGTGAAATTGTCCAAGGCTATTTATTCAGTCGCCCCCTGAGTGTGGATAGCACAACAGATATTTTGCAAGCGAATTGGCTCCAACGCAATCAGCCTCAATCCATGTTGCGAACCTTAGTATCTGGTCCAGAGTTAAGTCAATCCACTTCTATGCAGACCTAG
- the nusG gene encoding transcription termination/antitermination protein NusG, translating into MTDDPLSTTPAVSSVPEGSLEIRHWYAVQVASGCEKKVKHNLEQRLQTLDVADRIVQIEIPQTPTIKVRKDGSRLTGEEKVFPGYVLVRMILDDETWQVVKNTPNVINFVGAEQQRRYGRGRGHVKPMPLSPSEVERIFRQAQEQEPVVKVDMSVGDKIQVLNGPFKDFEGEVIEVSLERNKLKALLSIFGRDTPVELEFNQVKKE; encoded by the coding sequence ATGACTGATGACCCCCTAAGTACAACCCCGGCTGTTAGTTCAGTCCCTGAAGGTTCTCTCGAAATTCGGCATTGGTATGCCGTCCAAGTTGCCTCCGGGTGCGAGAAAAAGGTCAAGCATAACCTTGAACAACGTTTGCAAACCCTAGATGTTGCAGACCGCATTGTTCAAATTGAAATCCCGCAAACGCCCACCATCAAAGTTCGGAAAGATGGCAGCCGTTTAACGGGCGAAGAAAAAGTATTTCCAGGCTATGTGCTAGTCCGCATGATCTTAGATGACGAAACCTGGCAGGTGGTCAAAAACACCCCCAACGTCATCAACTTTGTCGGTGCCGAACAACAACGTCGGTACGGTCGTGGCCGTGGCCATGTCAAACCGATGCCTCTCAGCCCTTCAGAAGTCGAGCGAATTTTCCGCCAGGCCCAAGAACAAGAGCCTGTAGTCAAAGTCGATATGTCTGTTGGCGATAAGATTCAAGTTCTCAATGGTCCATTCAAAGACTTTGAAGGTGAAGTAATTGAAGTTAGCCTTGAGCGGAACAAGCTCAAAGCGCTACTTTCGATTTTTGGGCGGGATACCCCCGTAGAATTGGAATTTAATCAGGTGAAAAAAGAGTAA
- the rplK gene encoding 50S ribosomal protein L11, translated as MAKKVVAIIKLAIAAGKANPAPPIGPALGQHGVNIMMFCKEYNAKTSDQAGLVVPVEISVYEDRSFTFILKTPPASVLIKKAAGIEKGSGEPNQTQVGQITKAQLQEIAQTKMPDLNANDIEAAMNIVAGTARNMGVAVVD; from the coding sequence ATGGCAAAAAAAGTAGTAGCAATCATTAAATTGGCAATCGCAGCTGGCAAAGCCAACCCTGCTCCCCCAATTGGACCCGCCTTAGGACAACATGGTGTCAACATCATGATGTTCTGTAAGGAATACAACGCCAAAACGTCTGATCAAGCTGGGCTCGTCGTACCTGTTGAAATTTCAGTTTACGAAGATCGCAGTTTTACCTTTATCCTCAAAACACCCCCAGCGTCCGTTCTGATCAAGAAAGCCGCTGGCATTGAGAAAGGATCAGGTGAACCCAACCAGACCCAAGTCGGCCAAATCACTAAGGCTCAATTGCAGGAAATTGCCCAAACCAAAATGCCTGACCTCAATGCCAATGACATTGAAGCAGCCATGAATATTGTGGCTGGAACCGCCCGCAACATGGGCGTTGCTGTCGTTGATTAA
- the rplS gene encoding 50S ribosomal protein L19: MHAEEIIRSIEAEHFKETLPTIYVGDTVRVGVQIREGNKERTQPYEGTVIAKRHGGINETITVRKIFQGVGVERVFLIHSPRITTIKVVRRGKVRRAKLYYLRDRVGKATRVKQRFDREL; the protein is encoded by the coding sequence ATGCACGCTGAGGAGATCATTCGCTCAATTGAAGCGGAGCATTTCAAAGAAACATTACCAACCATCTATGTTGGCGATACTGTCCGAGTCGGAGTTCAAATCCGAGAAGGCAATAAAGAGCGCACCCAACCCTATGAAGGGACTGTCATTGCTAAGCGTCATGGTGGGATCAATGAGACCATCACCGTTCGGAAAATTTTTCAGGGTGTCGGTGTAGAGCGAGTTTTTCTAATTCACTCTCCTCGCATCACCACTATCAAAGTGGTTCGTCGAGGTAAAGTGCGCCGAGCTAAGCTGTATTATTTACGCGATCGCGTCGGCAAGGCAACTCGTGTCAAGCAACGGTTTGATCGAGAGCTGTAG
- the secE gene encoding preprotein translocase subunit SecE produces the protein MAKRRKKKNNAANSQPSPPSNIDATSEPIAATTADTGESLESSSSTPERAAVAATSSAAGSTSFFQSTKEEFEKVVWPDRQQLISESIAVFLMVSLSAIIFSFIDNLFRWVSTLVFG, from the coding sequence GTGGCTAAAAGAAGAAAGAAAAAAAATAACGCAGCAAATAGTCAGCCGTCACCCCCATCCAACATTGATGCGACGTCTGAACCGATAGCTGCCACTACTGCTGATACTGGAGAGTCTTTAGAGAGTTCTAGCTCTACTCCAGAGCGAGCTGCTGTGGCAGCAACTTCTAGTGCCGCTGGCTCTACTAGTTTTTTCCAAAGCACTAAGGAAGAATTTGAGAAAGTGGTATGGCCCGATCGGCAACAGCTGATTAGTGAGTCGATTGCAGTGTTTTTGATGGTCTCTCTCTCTGCGATTATTTTCTCATTCATCGATAACTTGTTTAGGTGGGTTTCCACACTCGTATTTGGATAA